In Euwallacea fornicatus isolate EFF26 chromosome 20, ASM4011564v1, whole genome shotgun sequence, a single window of DNA contains:
- the LOC136345658 gene encoding serine/threonine-protein phosphatase 4 regulatory subunit 2-like — protein MENPEEILHSLEEFSKMKPKDIPRELEEYLKFVAKTGDPVYQWGSIKSLFREKLINVISEFYESCSPMEIPPCPNVEMFNYDLMKSFILERIDTFVAAPFTLQRLCELLTSPKKEYTRIDKYMRAIEKNILVVSTMEPGGRRTENGEGVVNGIEPSHDHVPEPGNEINVEEMDESPYVQTNNHLPFKKSKGRNQPGTQIETSVDAYLIEKYESSEASTSSQEVMGEVLCVHYVSIEPVDDNTGPREVEKKVKDNVSVTITAINVKEKSSEVEMQASVQESAETSVIEKVSENLTGETSEETEMKPLPETENTTDTPVTKDSVPPSETTPLTETIESPISSAVADKFSENIDSQTITTKTDHENVSSKNSTTSSDNSIEQLLPTPIFDAYLLETQTQESENINKDSSDRADCTTKTSEESKLDLNLEDSSKGDDLDEKGAVPEQIKKSVADEVLSTEGTICEAATQAIPVEVIAEKIQEPSETVSQLEGTAVEDCKTEEISSVTLDKIETPMEVDIVSEPTTEDNSEKENSATDSEESSISTEKA, from the exons atggaaaatcctGAAGAAATCCTACATAGTCTAgaggaattttcgaaaatgaaaCCTAAGGATATACCCCGTGAGTTGGAAGAGTACTTAAAGTTCGTAGCAAAGACCGGAGACCCTGTATACCAATGGGGCTCTATCAAAAGCTTGTTCCGGGAGAAACTAATCAATGTAATATCCGAATTTTACGAGTCTTGCTCTCCGATGGAAATACCCCCCTGTCCCAACGTGGAAATGTTCAATTATGATCTCATGAAAAGCTTTATCTTGGAGAGAATCGACACATTTGTGGCTGCCCCTTTCACATTGCAAAGGCTTTGTGAATTACTCACTAGCCCCAAAAAGGAGTATACTCGAATAGACAAATATATGCGGGCTATAGAGAAAAATATCTTAGTTGTCAGTACAATGGAGCCAGGTGGTCGAAGAACTGAAAATGGCGAAGGCGTTGTAAATGGCATTGAACCAAGTCATGACCACGTTCCAGAGCCAGGGAATGAAATCAACGTTGAGGAAATGGATGAATCCCCTTATGTACAAACTAATAATCATCTAcctttcaaaaaatcaaaaggcaGAAATCAACCAGGAACACAAATCGAAACTTCAGTAGATGCATACCTTATTGAGAAATATGAATCTTCAGAAGCTTCTACCTCTAGTCAGGAGGTGATGGGAGAGGTTCTTTGTGTGCACTATGTTTCTATTGAACCTGTTGATGATAATACTGGACCAAGGGAAGTAGAAAAGAAGGTTAAAGATAATGTATCTGTTACCATTACTGCCATtaatgttaaagaaaaatctagTGAGGTTGAGATGCAGGCTTCTGTGCAAGAGTCAGCTGAGACAAGTGTAATTGAAAAAGTATCTGAAAATTTGACAGGAGAAACATCGGAAGAAACTGAAATG AAACCCCTCCCTGAAACTGAAAATACCACAGACACTCCAGTGACCAAAGATTCTGTACCACCCAGCGAAACCACCCCTCTTACAGAAACCATTGAATCCCCCATTTCTAGTGCAGTAGCAgataaattttctgaaaatattgattCTCAAACAATCACCACAAAGACTGACCATGAAAATGTTTCTTCTAAAAACAGTACTACCTCCTCAGACAATTCTATTGAGCAGCTATTGCCAACTCCAATATTTGACGCCTACCTTTTGGAAACACAGACCCaagaaagtgaaaatataaataaagacaGCTCTGATAGAGCAGACTGTACTACCAAGACATCTGAGGAAAGTAAGttggatttaaatctggaGGACAGTTCAAAAGGGGATGATTTAGATGAGAAAGGAGCAGTTCCTGAACAAATTAAGAAATCTGTAGCAGATGAAGTTCTTTCTACAGAGGGAACTATTTGTGAAGCTGCCACCCAGGCAATTCCAGTTGAGGTAATTGCAGAGAAGATTCAAGAACCTAGTGAAACCGTTTCGCAACTAGAAGGCACAGCAGTTGAGGATTGTAAAACTGAAGAAATATCTTCTGTCACACTGGATAAAATAGAGACTCCAATGGAAGTTGACATTGTTTCTGAACCAACCACAGAAGATAATTCAGAAAAGGAAAATTCTGCCACAGACTCAGAGGAATCATCTATTTCAACTGAAAAAGCATGA